GACGACACGCCGGTCCAGCACCAGTACGCCGATGAACTCAGTCATTGCTACGGCTGCGGGAAGAACAACAAATATGGTCTGCATGTCGAGACCCATTGGGATGGGCAGGAAGGCAGGGCCGTCTTTACACCTAGGCCTGAGCACATCGCCGTGCCCGGGTTCGTCTACGGGGGGCTTCTGGCCTCCCTGGTGGACTGTCACGGGGTGGGCACGGCCGCGGCCGCGGCCAGCGAAGGTGGCCTTGTAGGTCGGTTCGTAACGGCCTCGCTTCATGTTGATTTCCTCAAACCGACACCCTTGGGGCCGGAATTGGAGTTGAAGGCCAGAGTTCTGGAGCATCGAGGCCGCAAGATCGTCGTGGAAGTCGAGATCTCGGCCCTGGGTCAAGTCAGGGTCCGGGGCGAAGTCGTGGCCGCGCCCATGCCGACGACAATGAAATCCGAGTGAATCCGTTTCGGGTCTTGCTGGTGCGGTCTCAGTCGTTTTTTTTCTGGGCCTGGTCAGGTCGGTTGTCGGGAGATGGGGGCTTCAAAAGATCGACGAAGGACCGCATCTGGACATCCGAACCGTGCTTGGCCCAGAGCAGGATGCTTTGGTAAAAGGCGAAGCGGCGCATGATCCGCCCGTAGAAAATCCGGATCAGAATATACATTGGCAGGAAATAGAAGGGGTAGAATACGCTGTCGCCGACCCCGGGTAAAGGGAAGGGGAGAGGTAGAGGAATCCCGCCAAAACGGATGTCCATCCAGCCCATGGCGAATGGCACGGGCCAGATGGACAGGGTAAAGGCCCCGGCCTGGCTGAAAAAGTACTTGCCGAAGGCCTCGTGGGCCTGCTTGTTGACGGCTTTGTAGGCGGCTTTGTCCGTGTGTTCCAGGGCCTGAATGGACAAATTGTGATGGCGGACCATTTCGTCCCGATATTTGCCGTAGAGCTTGCGGTTCATTCGTTTGGCGCTCAGGGAAGTGATATCACCGAAGACGACGCAGATCAGGCAAAGAAGGGAACTGCCCAGGAAAAACCCGAGCCATGGTTCATCCACCAGCCGGAAGGCCC
This window of the Deltaproteobacteria bacterium genome carries:
- a CDS encoding PaaI family thioesterase, with protein sequence MDDTPVQHQYADELSHCYGCGKNNKYGLHVETHWDGQEGRAVFTPRPEHIAVPGFVYGGLLASLVDCHGVGTAAAAASEGGLVGRFVTASLHVDFLKPTPLGPELELKARVLEHRGRKIVVEVEISALGQVRVRGEVVAAPMPTTMKSE